From the Papaver somniferum cultivar HN1 chromosome 2, ASM357369v1, whole genome shotgun sequence genome, the window cattcaacatacctaaaaattaccagggtaccttttttatatatatatatatacatgtgtcatgttccacggcagaaccctttgtattgaccgacatcaaattcgtacataccaaaccctaattctcatgctaccgcgccaaggcatgtcaaccatcccagccgcaccactatgccaatggcaaaccatgccagccacatctccacgccaagacatgccaaccatgccagccgcaccactgtgccaatggcaaaccatgccagccacatctccgagccaaggcatgccaaccatgccagccgcaccactgtgccaatggcaaaccatgccagccacatctccgcgccaaggcatgccaaccatgtcaaccgcaccactgtgccaatgtcaaacatgccagccacatcttcgctccaaggcattccaaccatgccagccacatcttcgttcATACCAGCTGAGAACGATCCTCCAAAGTCACAGATCTTGTGAACATTATTCGAACACTAATGGTTTTATTAGTAAATTATAATTCAATTGCAGAGCCAAGATGATGTTCCGGAAAACATACCAGAGCCATTTACATGGACAGTAATGGTGTTATTAGTAAATTATAATTCAATTGCAGAGTAAAAGAAAAATAGTATTACACTACTTTTACACAGTAAAAGTAGTATTATTGATTAGTCGACAAATTATTCCAAATTTCATTTTAATGGTTTAGCTGATGATGCAGTACAGATTTCGGTTTGAGCAGTTAGATATCATAGAAGCTTTAAATCATGCTCCATATTTTGGGGCCTTCCAGAGCTTGAATGCAACCTCATGCAGAAACCTATCCGCTGGTATGGCGAGGTTCCCTCCTTTCTGCGAGATAAAAGGAAACATGAGACTGTTTGAAATTTAAAACAATATTACCAAATAGAAACGTAAAAGCTAGAAACGTAAAAGCTTCTTTCTAAGGATATGCTGGATCCGTAAGAGAACTTGATGGCCAAAACAGCATCAAATTAAAGGGGAAAAAAGATAACGGCTTTATACAAATTTACTAGGAGCGGAAAGAAACTAATGTTACAATAGTAGAAAGTTAATGAAACGCGGGATCTAGATGTTTTTAATTTTGACAATTAAGAACAAGAACAGACAAGAAAAAGTTGATACAAGAAGAAGTTTATCATACAATTTTTCTATGACTACTACAAACCTAATTTCACGGCTAAGGTTAATCTGGAAAACATGAGAAGTTCAATTGTACTCAGACTTCATAAGTTCAAAGGATAGATAGACTACGCAAAGCTGCTCATCCCTAGTCCCTCTAATGGCGGCAATGACAAAGTTGATAAGCTTCGTCAGTGTCCGATCCATCCGGGGCTTCTGCGAGTAACTTGTGAAATATCCTCATTAATTTGATCAGAACCTATCACTCAGCTGATATGTTCAACAAGACAGTAGTAACCCAATTCCTATTTAAACTCGAACTCCTCAAATGTATATTCATAGTAACTAGTTCCTATCCCTTGTCCGTTATTCAAATGCTGAAACGATTCAATAAAAAAACACTCTTAACAATAAAAGTTCAGACGTGGTTGATAAACCTAACTATTTACTAAACCTGATAGATAGCAATCAAAATGACCACATCAAATTTTTACGAGATCTATAATCTAATCTTCTCCGTACTACCTGTCACCAGGAAATACTTTACGAGTGATTGTAAAACCTTACCTCCTTAATATCTTGGAAAGAAAACCTCTCTGCCATATCTTTCCGGCTGACAGCCTCCTGCCATTGTGTGATTAGCATCGGAGAATGGTGCCTACAGAGCATATTTAGCTCGAGCTGTAAGATATGGTACAGACCTTTATAGCAGTTCAGCACAGAAATAATTATACAATGGCAATGCTCAATTTGTAGTTTACTCACAAAATACAATAAATGCTAAAGTGTACCTGATGTTATTTATTAGATTAGCTCCTTTCATGGTGTAACTTTGACGAGGGTAAAGCAAGGAAAGATTTGAGTTCTTATTTTGTGAGTTCAACTGTAATAAACTGCTATCCTCATCGTCTACTGACGCTCCATAGCTCATCACTACAGATAAGTGTAAACGTGAACTGATTTCTGATCCAGGCTGTGCTATTTGCAATATCCCACCAACCAACAAATTGATCAAATCTACCTCATTTCCCACACCCTCTTCTTTCAGGACATTCACCTTCTCACCGTATCCAACGTGCACAAACACTAAATCAAACTCGCTTGTTTCTAGTGTCTTGCCTCCTTGAAAGCCTAGCAATTGCAGCAACTCAGAGGCTGGTGGTTCATCAAAAGAAGATTTGTCCTTAGTCAAGTCGTCAAATTCCAACACACTGAAACCAAgacatcttccaaaagacttcaCATTTGAATCTGTTGATACAATAGCGGCTCTCAAGCCCATAAACCTGCACTTGGATTAACACGAAAACTAGTATAAGAAATACGCAAAAACACTAATATATGACTCTTTCCCGCCAACTTAAGAAGTTAATACCGGTCTGATATGGTAGACACCGAGGACTCCTTCAAGCAGTCTGGTGCAGCAGAAATTCCTCCAttctgaaaaagaagaaaataagtcACTTTACTACATAAATATCATCAAAAAAGTTGACAGGCAAGAAAAGAAGAATGCCATTTTTTGCATTCCAGTAGTTTAACAATATTACCTTCATTACGTAAGCATCATAAGCATCTAACAATTGTGCCAACTCCCTAACCACTCTCTCATCCTCACTTTCTGCAAGTTATGGAAACTGAAACGATTATAAAATTATACATACATATGAATACTATATAAAGAAATACGTCTTAATCTAAATATGTTACTGTATGATCCACATTGAAGCTTCTCACACATAATTG encodes:
- the LOC113347883 gene encoding uncharacterized protein LOC113347883, which translates into the protein MADKASRSLIIYGDGLVKQISSSHIHLHDLVSRGCSGFLSLTQSPNAESEDERVVRELAQLLDAYDAYVMKNGGISAAPDCLKESSVSTISDRFMGLRAAIVSTDSNVKSFGRCLGFSVLEFDDLTKDKSSFDEPPASELLQLLGFQGGKTLETSEFDLVFVHVGYGEKVNVLKEEGVGNEVDLINLLVGGILQIAQPGSEISSRLHLSVVMSYGASVDDEDSSLLQLNSQNKNSNLSLLYPRQSYTMKGANLINNIRHHSPMLITQWQEAVSRKDMAERFSFQDIKEKGGNLAIPADRFLHEVAFKLWKAPKYGA